A section of the Humulus lupulus chromosome 2, drHumLupu1.1, whole genome shotgun sequence genome encodes:
- the LOC133815873 gene encoding sodium/calcium exchanger NCL1-like, whose translation MATKKVVQLFLAALLVSLTLASSGQSITTEPISDDSYMVSDGISSVRQPNLISLNRFSQSNNCHESYGFLPCTTTALGNIFLIVVYGYFMFLSAKLLSIGSEFLLQILGPGIIGGFLLPILGAFPDAMIILASGLSSDKETAQRQVSVGMGLLAGSNIMLLTVLWGSCLIFGKCDLENSKAVDHKDTKGFSLTGSGVSTDIWTSYAGFTVVVSIIPFIIVQLPLVFKATSFSRLSVLISFIISVSLFIGYSLYQIFQPWIQKRKLAYAKHKHVMSGLLKSLRMNSFGKLFTEDGEPNKEVLKKLFRTVDQNSDGSLSVDELRALIIGFQLEEEDMNVDDAVAQVMKDFDTSHDKQIDEIEFVKGFTRWLNKIKRAAIMHQGRALQSLRLLNDFDMETRREADLYEDRSDEVVENVDNPNCQITKAVLMLILGAVVAAASADPLVDAVENFSTATSIAPFFVSFVILPFVSSSEIVSTMIAVSQKRIRTTSLAYSEIYGSVIMSNILTVAVFMGLVYIRSLAWDFASEVLVILIVCSVMGFTAGCRTTFPLWMSVMAILLYPFSLLLVYILNYVSGWS comes from the exons ATGGCTACGAAGAAAGTTGTGCAACTTTTCCTAGCAGCATTATTAGTGTCACTAACCCTAGCCAGCTCCGGACAAAGTATTACAACTGAACCTATTTCAGATGACTCCTACATGGTGTCGGACGGCATCTCAAGTGTCCGGCAACCGAATTTGATCTCTCTAAACCGGTTTTCGCAGTCAAATAACTGCCACGAGTCGTATGGATTCTTACCATGCACCACCACAGCCCTAGGGAACATTTTCCTGATTGTGGTGTATGGTTACTTCATGTTCCTTTCGGCTAAATTGTTGTCCATTGGAAGTGAGTTCTTGCTTCAGATTCTTGGACCTGGTATCATTGGTGGTTTCCTTCTCCCTATTTTGGGAGCCTTCCCTGATGCTATGATCATACTTG CCTCTGGACTATCTAGTGATAAAGAAACTGCTCAAAGGCAAGTCTCAGTTGGGATGGGTCTCTTAGCTGGCTCAAATATTATGCTTCTAACAGTTCTCTGGGGCTCCTGTCTTATATTTGGCAAGTGTGACCTCGAAAATTCAAAGGCAGTAGATCATAAAGATACCAAAGGATTCAGCTTAACTG GATCCGGAGTGAGCACTGATATATGGACCAGCTATGCTGGCTTTACCGTGGTTGTATCTATTATTCCATTCATAATAGTCCAGCTACCACTAGTCTTCAAAGCAACTTCTTTTAGTCGCTTATCAGTTCTGATTTCATTCATTATTTCAGTCTCCTTATTTATTGGTTACAGTCTCTATCAG ATCTTTCAGCCTTGGATTCAGAAGAGAAAACTTGCTTATGCCAAGCACAAGCATGTCATGTCTGGTCTTCTCAAGTCCTTGAGAATGAATTCATTTGGAAAGCTTTTTACAGAGGATGGTGAACCTAATAAAGAAGTTCTAAAAAA GTTATTTAGAACAGTTGATCAGAATTCGGATGGAAGCTTATCGGTGGATGAACTTCGAGCTTTGATCATTGGATTCCAACTCGAGGAGGAAGATATGAACGTTGATGATGCTGTTGCTCAAGTGATGAAAGATTTTGATACATCACATGATAAACAAATTGATGAGATTGAGTTTGTCAAAGGATTCACAAGATGGCTTAACAAGATTAAGCGTGCTGCAATAATGCACCAAGGAAGGGCTCTCCAATCTCTTAGACTCTTGAATGATTTTGATATG GAAACAAGAAGAGAAGCAGATCTTTATGAGGATCGGAGTGATGAGGTTGTGGAAAATGTTGACAATCCCAATTGTCAAATAACCAAAGCAGTTCTCATGCTGATTCTCGGagctgttgttgctgctgcttctGCTGATCCTCTGGTGGATGCTGTCGAGAATTTCTCGACCGCGACAAGCATTGCGCCGTTCTTTGTGTCCTTTGTCATCCTTCCTTTTGTTAGCTCTAGTGAGATAGTATCCACCATGATAGCTGTCAGCCAAAAAAGAATTAGAACTACATCTTTGGCATATTCAGAG atatatGGGTCTGTGATCATGAGCAACATTCTAACAGTGGCAGTGTTCATGGGGCTTGTTTACATCCGCAGCCTGGCATGGGACTTTGCATCTGAAGTACTAGTTATTTTGATTGTGTGCAGTGTCATGGGATTCACTGCCGGTTGTCGCACCACCTTTCCTCTTTGGATGTCTGTGATGGCCATTTTGCTCTATCCATTCTCTCTTTTGTTGGTCTACATCTTGAACTATGTATCTGGCTGGTCTTAG
- the LOC133813989 gene encoding uncharacterized protein LOC133813989, with the protein MNLYYHDLETIERHIFVKGFYSKYVTWEYHGEDITEVNEDREDLETNSEEDEISCDSDNEDDDDMIPALEDLANQYHHNSDFVNLGDSNEHNDERNTLPDLFAEAENELYFGCTTFSILTFIVNLMHIKVMCGWSNKSFDLLLDLLSKAFPKDNKIPRSYYDGKKMLRDLGLGYETIHVCEYDCALFWKENKNAERCPICGHERYKFQGTKGKKIPHKKMQYFPITPRLQRLFMSRHTSSDMRWHKEERVDTEGVLRHPTDAEVWKDFDRQYPDFAKESRNVRLGFATDGFNPFGDLSNSYTILWTIHDFPAYGTVSGYSTQGYKACPVCEDDTSSFRIRGKTCFMGHRRYLCPNHQWRNDMEYDGTIERRSPPRILTGDEILDKLKGVWKCRAGKNDKIIKDDKQQMKDACYENNTNWRRKSIFWELEYWPKLKLRHNLDVMHIEKNICDSVVGTIFSIDGKSKDTEKARLDLQDLNIRKQLHMKKKGNK; encoded by the exons ATGAACTTATATTACCATGACTTGGAGACAATTGAGCGTCATATATTCGTAAAGGGATTTTATAGTAAATATGTTACGTGGGAGTATCATGGGGAAGATATCACAGAAGTAAACGAAGACCGAGAGGACCTAGAAACAAATAGTGAAGAAGACGAAATATCATGTGATAGTGATAATGAAGACGATGACGATATGATACCAGCATTAGAAGATTTAGCTAATCAATATCATCATAATAGTGATTTTGTGAACCTTGGAGATTCAAATGAGCACAATGATGAAAGGAATACATTGCCTGACTTATTTGCAGAAGCAGAAAATGAGTTATACTTTGGATGTACAACGTTCTCAATCTTAACATTTATTGTTAATCTAATGCACATTAAAGTGATGTGTGGTTGGAGTAACAAATCTTTTGATTTGTTGCTCGACTTACTTTCGAAAGCATTTCCCAAAGACAATAAAATTCCACGATCTTATTATGACGGTAAGAAAATGTTGCGTGATCTTGGTTTAGGGTACGAAACTATTCATGTATGTGAGTATGATTGTGCTTTATTTTGGAAAGAGAATAAAAATGCTGAAAGATGTCCTATATGTGGTCATGAACGATACAAATTCCAAGGAACTAAAGGCAAGAAGATCCCACACAAAAAGATGCAATATTTTCCTATAACTCCACGACTACAGAGACTTTTTATGTCACGTCATACATCATCTGATATGAGGTGGCATAAGGAAGAACGTGTTGATACAGAAGGTGTACTTAGACACCCGACAGATGCagaggtttggaaggattttgatAGACAATATCCAGATTTTGCAAAAGAATCTAGAAATGTAAGGCTTGGATTTGCAACAGATGGGTTCAATCCATTCGGTGATTTATCAAACTCGTACA CAATATTGTGGACGATccatgattttccagcatatggtactGTATCTGGGTATAGCACTCAAGGTTATAAAGCTTGTCCTGTTTGTGAAGATGACACGTCTTCATTTCGAATAAGAGGAAAAACATGTTTCATGGGTCATCGTCGATATTTGTGTCCGAACCACCAATGGCGCAATGATATGGAGTATGATGGTACAATCGAACGGCGTTCACCTCCAAGGATTTTAACAGGAGATGAAATCTTAGATAAATTAAAGGGTGTATGGAAATGTAGGGCAGGTAAAAATGATAAGATCATTAAGGACGATAAGCAACAAATGAAGGATGCATGTTATGAAAATAACACGAACTGGAGGCGAAAAAGTATTTTTTGGGAGTTAGAATATTGGCCTAAATTAAAACTAAGACATAATTTGGATGTGATGCATATTGAGAAAAATATATGTGATAGTGTAGTTGGTACAATATTTAGTATTGATGGGAAGTCTAAAGATACTGAAAAGGCAAGACTTGATTTACAAGATTTAAATATTCGTAAGCAGCTACACATGAAAAAGAAGGGGAACAAATGA
- the LOC133815874 gene encoding uncharacterized protein LOC133815874 isoform X2, producing the protein MSRNLTSLLKFVSPWDNDYHKKINIPSHVFGYNTIATLFKDDVIQFCNMDKIGQTPMILYLRLLDDILHTNGLDHLYAFQHPGEVSVGHENKRAQALKDRFIQMGEKQFLICPWNNNAFTLYDTEKGKRVVSLKYYSPKCRQQPKTTECGIYCMKYARDLISQQRTRSYLSNNFNSDLPYTDAELNEVQEE; encoded by the exons ATGTCAAGAAATTTGACCTCTTTGTTGAAGTTTGTATCACCATGGGATAATGACTACCACAAGAAGATTAATATCCCATCGCATGTTTTTGGATACAACACGATTGCTACGCTTTTCAAGGATGATGTGATACAATTTTGCAACATGGACAAGATTGGGCAAACTCCAATGATATTGTATTTGAG GTTGTTGGATGATATACTACATACCAATGGGTTGGATCATTTGTACGCATTTCAGCATCCAGGTGAAGTTAGTGTAGGTCATGAGAATAAGCGTGCCCAAGCACTTAAAGATCGATTCATTCAAATGGGTGAGAAGCAGTTCCTTATTTGTCCCTGGAATAACAA TGCTTTCACGCTATATGATACGGAAAAAGGAAAAAGAGTTGTAAGTCTAAAGTATTATAGTCCAAAA TGCCGACAACAACCAAAAACCACAGAGTGCGGTATCTACTGCATGAAGTATGCTAGGGATCTCATTTCACAACAAAGAACCAGATCATATCTATCGAATAAT TTCAATTCAGATTTACCATATACTGACGCTGAACTTAATGAAGTTCAAGAAGAGTAG
- the LOC133815874 gene encoding uncharacterized protein LOC133815874 isoform X1, whose protein sequence is MSRNLTSLLKFVSPWDNDYHKKINIPSHVFGYNTIATLFKDDVIQFCNMDKIGQTPMILYLRLLDDILHTNGLDHLYAFQHPGEVSVGHENKRAQALKDRFIQMGEKQFLICPWNNNAFTLYDTEKGKRVVSLKYYSPKCRQQPKTTECGIYCMKYARDLISQQRTRSYLSNNVITKCVYLLTLIMLYFNFINI, encoded by the exons ATGTCAAGAAATTTGACCTCTTTGTTGAAGTTTGTATCACCATGGGATAATGACTACCACAAGAAGATTAATATCCCATCGCATGTTTTTGGATACAACACGATTGCTACGCTTTTCAAGGATGATGTGATACAATTTTGCAACATGGACAAGATTGGGCAAACTCCAATGATATTGTATTTGAG GTTGTTGGATGATATACTACATACCAATGGGTTGGATCATTTGTACGCATTTCAGCATCCAGGTGAAGTTAGTGTAGGTCATGAGAATAAGCGTGCCCAAGCACTTAAAGATCGATTCATTCAAATGGGTGAGAAGCAGTTCCTTATTTGTCCCTGGAATAACAA TGCTTTCACGCTATATGATACGGAAAAAGGAAAAAGAGTTGTAAGTCTAAAGTATTATAGTCCAAAA TGCCGACAACAACCAAAAACCACAGAGTGCGGTATCTACTGCATGAAGTATGCTAGGGATCTCATTTCACAACAAAGAACCAGATCATATCTATCGAATAATGTAATAACTAAATGTGTTTACCTTTTAACTTTaataatgttatattttaatttcataaatattTGA
- the LOC133813990 gene encoding uncharacterized protein LOC133813990 — protein MASRIGVLARCHIPLNIDDWRLVPNETKELIWKEINESFDIQATSKAKVLSEVGDRWRDWKSWLTKNKVEKYKEKAPELLAHPPDAWSNWIKQDDWEGFVAKRLSPQWAELRKKKQGVRAQNKYNHRTGRGGYKQIEQQLEAELGHELTDFDRADMWLRIRKEKKGESTEDVASIMEKIVDYKQKVAEGILVVEGSKDVLTLALGTPEHSGCVRGMPKGVTPTQFFKTPKPKRKSQLEVTTSEDSRINRLEEQLRQSDERNRRTEEKLNQLLEKFTSTQSNIVESSHASGSCVGRAASNVSSPPPPLAPYVEQEVVPPILASPPPPPLAPYVEQEVVPPVLASPPPPPLAPHVQQVLVPPILAPPPPPPPHVQPVFTPPEPQVPPTMHEHIKCKLAIKTRDNIVASGYILKTDSTDIHGKKMPKEVARVVIEVAHDEMARLQFANLNAGITLVGQAVGVPVAWHKHLIIDESERGQKRKQEDIEAMIPSTQHPQPPKLPRVEPLTQEVV, from the exons ATGGCAAGTCGTATTGGAGTGTTGGCACGTTGTCACATTCCTTTGAATATTGATGACTGGAGGTTGGTCCCAAATGAAACTAAAGAGCTAATTTGGAAGGAAATTAAT GAGTCATTCGATATACAAGCCACATCTAAAGCTAAAGTTTTGAGTGAAGTCGGGGACCGATGGAGAGATTGGAAGAGTTGGCTAACAAAAAATAAAGTTGAAAAGTACAAAGAAAAAGCTCCTGAACTTCTTGCCCATCCACCAGATGCATGGAGCAATTGGATCAAACAAGATGATTGGGAAGGATTCGTTGCTAAGAGATTGTCTCCTCAGTGGGCTGAGCTAAGAAAAAAGAAACAAGGTGTGCGGGCACAGAACAAATACAATCACCGCACAGGACGAGGTGGTTACAAACAGATAGAGCAACAACTTGAAGCAGAATTAGGCCACGAACTAACAGATTTTGATAGAGCTGATATGTGGTTAAGgataagaaaggaaaaaaaaggagAGTCAACTGAGGATGTAGCATCAATTATGGAGAAGATT GTTGACTACAAACAAAAGGTAGCAGAAGGAATTTTGGTGGTGGAAGGATCCAAAGATGTCCTAACTTTGGCTTTGGGCACCCCTGAGCATTCTGGATGTGTTAGGGGGATGCCTAAAGGTGTCACCCCTACTCAATTTTTTAAGACACCAAAGCCTAAGAGAAAAAGTCAGCTCGAAGTAACTACTTCAGAAGATAGCCGCATTAATAGGTTGGAAGAGCAACTTCGACAATCTGATGAGAGGAACCGCCGAACTGAGGAGAAGTTAAATCAATTGTTGGAGAAATTTACATCAACACAGAGCAATATCGTTGAGTCATCACATGCATCTGGTTCTTGTGTGGGAAGGGCAGCCTCTAATGTatcatcaccaccaccaccactagcaCCATATGTTGAACAAGAGGTTGTTCCACCAATACTagcatcaccaccaccaccaccactagcaCCATATGTTGAACAAGAGGTTGTTCCACCAGTACTagcatcaccaccaccaccaccactagcaCCACATGTTCAACAAGTGCTTGTTCCACCAATActagcaccaccaccaccaccaccaccacatgtTCAACCGGTGTTTACTCCACCAGAACCACAAGTTCCGCCAACTATGCATGAG CATATTAAATGCAAGCTTGCTATCAAAACAAGAGACAACATAGTTGCATCGGGATACATCCTTAAAACTGATAGTACAGATATCCATGGAAAAAAGATGCCTAAAGAAGTTGCTCGTGTAGTCATTGAGGTAGCCCACGATGAGATGGCTAGGCTACAATTTGCTAATTTGAATGCAGGGATCACTTTGGTAGGTCAAGCAGTTGGGGTACCAGTAGCATGgcataaacatcttattatcgaCGAAAGTGAGCGGGGACAG AAGAGAAAGCAAGAAGATATTGAGGCGATGATACCTTCCACTCAACATCCACAACCCCCAAAGCTTCCGCGTGTAGAGCCATTGACACAGGAGGTAGTGTAA